A genomic window from Salvia hispanica cultivar TCC Black 2014 chromosome 5, UniMelb_Shisp_WGS_1.0, whole genome shotgun sequence includes:
- the LOC125190184 gene encoding probable receptor-like protein kinase At2g42960 produces the protein MASGSLNAELSKKYGALKLWVLIGICVGAFIVLILGILSIWIMFQRRSRKTLDKYSSICQIPNISKDIRVDRVEEESTRDHPESLYLTINDNHSDKKTEKMLVHLGRSKSGDTDNISQTSSVYHHESGSHQSGEEGSSGNGRKQSSMSYGIAMPSPLIGLPEISQLGWGHWFTLRDLQIATNRFSAENIIGEGGYGVVYRGRLVNGSEVAVKKLLNNLGQAEKEFRVEVEAIGHVRHKNLVRLLGYCIEGVQRMLVYEYVNNGNLEQWLHGAMRQHGSLTWEARMKVLLGTAKALAYLHEAIEPKVVHRDIKSSNILITDDFNAKVSDFGLAKMLESGESHITTRVMGTFGYVAPEYANTGLLNEKSDIYSFGVLLLEAVTGRDPVDYARPANEVNLVEWLKMMVGHRRAEEVVDPSLEVRPTIRALKRALLVALRCVDPEWEKRPKMSQVVRMLEADDFPYREDRRNRKTRTVSMEIESLKEASGSTELESREEPSESHTSKAMD, from the exons ATGGCTTCTGGAAGCTTAAATGCTGAGTTGTCGAAGAAGTATGGGGCTCTGAAGCTTTGGGTTCTCATAGGCATATGTGTGGGTGCGTTCATAGTGCTGATTTTGGGGATCTTATCAATATGGATCATGTTCCAACGGAGATCTCGAAAAACCTTGGACAAGTACTCCTCTATATGCCAGATTCCTAACATCTCAAAAGATATCAGGGTAGATAGAGTTGAGGAAGAAAGCACGCGCGATCATCCAGAATCATTATACTTGACTATTAACGATAACCATAGTGATAAAAAAACGGAGAAGATGTTAGTTCATTTGGGTAGGAGTAAATCAGGTGATACTGATAATATCAGCCAGACCAGTTCAGTTTACCATCACGAGAGTGGTAGCCATCAGTCTGGAGAGGAGGGGAGTTCTGGTAATGGGCGTAAACAATCTTCAATGTCGTATGGAATTGCCATGCCGTCTCCTTTGATTGGTTTGCCAGAAATATCTCAGCTTGGGTGGGGCCACTGGTTCACACTCAGAGATCTTCAAATTGCAACGAATCGTTTTTCAGCAGAAAATATCATCGGGGAAGGTGGTTATGGGGTTGTTTACCGGGGTAGATTGGTCAATGGCTCGGAGGTGGCTGTCAAGAAGCTTCTTAATAATCT AGGTCAGGCGGAGAAAGAGTTTAGGGTCGAAGTAGAGGCCATTGGCCATGTTCGACACAAAAACCTAGTCAGGCTTCTTGGCTACTGCATAGAAGGAGTTCAGAG GATGCTGGTATATGAGTATGTAAATAACGGAAATCTCGAACAGTGGCTTCATGGGGCAATGAGGCAGCATGGCTCCCTAACGTGGGAAGCCCGCATGAAGGTTCTGCTTGGCACCGCAAAGGC ACTAGCTTATTTGCACGAAGCGATAGAACCAAAAGTTGTACATCGTGACATAAAATCAAGTAATATCTTGATCACTGACGACTTCAACGCTAAAGTTTCCGACTTTGGTCTGGCTAAGATGCTGGAATCTGGAGAAAGCCATATCACAACGAGGGTGATGGGGACTTTCGG TTACGTGGCTCCAGAATATGCAAACACCGGCTTGCTGAACGAAAAAAGCGACATATACAGTTTTGGCGTTCTACTTCTTGAAGCCGTCACCGGAAGAGATCCAGTGGATTATGCACGTCCAGCCAACGAG GTTAATCTTGTCGAGTGGCTTAAGATGATGGTAGGGCACAGGAGAGCAGAGGAAGTCGTGGACCCCAGCCTTGAAGTCAGGCCTACTATCCGTGCTTTGAAACGTGCACTTCTCGTTGCGCTAAGATGTGTAGACCCCGAGTGGGAGAAACGCCCCAAAATGAGTCAGGTTGTCCGTATGCTGGAAGCTGACGATTTTCCTTATCGTGAG GATCGTCGGAATAGGAAAACTAGGACGGTGAGTATGGAGATCGAGTCGTTGAAGGAGGCTAGTGGCTCGACAGAGCTGGAAAGCCGGGAGGAGCCCTCAGAGAGCCACACTTCCAAGGCAATGgattga
- the LOC125188770 gene encoding conserved oligomeric Golgi complex subunit 5, whose amino-acid sequence MASPAISRSPLQRSSTFKTTAIPSTPISSAATPHPLASSPLDTFSSDPILSAFLSPDFNPTQFSSSALSSGSAASRIEKLQDGLRLLDTQLRHEVLSRHHDLLHQLSSIKSTESSLSSLRSSISSLQSSLRRARSELSDPHRVISIQTVQLNNLHSTSLLLQNTLRTLRLIQKLRQLVDSQPDASKWDLSKAAQLHCEILTLCNESHLSGIDVVDAELKWVIEMGSKIREEGMKVLEKGLESLNQPEVGLGLQVFYNMGELRGTVDGLVSKYKQMGVKSVGTALDMKAVSGAGVYGGGGPGGVQRHGTPQIGGGVKAREALWQRMSGCMDQLHSIMLAVWHLQRVLSKKRDPFTHVLLLDEVMEDGDPTLTDRVWDALVKSFANQMKSAFTASSFVKEIFTVGYPKLLPMIENLLDRISRDTDVKGVPPALTLEGKEQMVAAVENFETAFLALCLSRLSDLVNSVFPLSSRGSVPSKEHISRILSRIQEEIEAVQSDAHLTLRVLRQISKVLLLLAERAECQISTGPEARQISGPATHAQQKNFMLCQHLQEVHTRVTSMIAGLPSIASDVLSPALGTIYGVAGDSVSSLFQAMLEHLESCILQIHEQNFGTLGLDAAMDNNSSPYMEELQKSIYHFRSEFLSKVLPSSGAISAGTETICTRLVRSMASRILVFFVRHASLVRPLSESGKLRMARDMAELELAVAQNLFPVEQLGAPYRALRAFRPVLFLETSQLGSSPLLQDLPPSVILHHLYSRGPEELQSPLQRNKLTPLQYSLWMDSQGEDQIWKGIKATLDDYAANIRVRGDKEFSPVYPLMQKIGSSLTAR is encoded by the exons ATGGCTTCTCCGGCCATCTCCCGATCTCCCCTCCAACGCTCCTCCACCTTCAAAACCACCGCCATCCCCTCCACCCCGATCTCCTCCGCTGCAACCCCGCACCCCCTCGCCTCCTCCCCCCTGGACACCTTCTCCTCCGATCCAATCCTCTCCGCCTTCCTCTCCCCCGACTTCAATCCCACCCAATTCTCCTCCTCCGCCCTCTCCTCCGGCTCCGCCGCCTCCCGAATCGAGAAGCTCCAGGACGGCCTCCGCCTCCTCGACACGCAGCTCCGCCACGAGGTCCTCTCCCGCCACCACGATCTGCTCCACCAGCTCTCCTCCATCAAATCCACCGAATCCTCCCTCTCCTCCCTCCGATCCTCCATCTCCTCGCTCCAATCCTCCCTCCGCCGCGCGCGATCGGAGCTCTCCGATCCCCATCGCGTCATCTCTATACAGACTGTACAGCTCAACAACCTTCATTCGACTTCGTTGCTGCTCCAGAACACGCTCCGGACCCTCCGCCTCATTCAGAAGCTCAGGCAGCTTGTGGATTCGCAGCCGGATGCGTCGAAATGGGATCTCTCCAAGGCGGCTCAATTGCATTGCGAGATTTTGACGCTCTGCAACGAGTCACATTTGTCGGGAATCGATGTGGTTGATGCTGAATTGAAATGGGTGATTGAGATGGGGTCGAAAATACGGGAGGAGGGGATGAAGGTATTGGAGAAGGGGCTTGAGAGTTTGAATCAACCGGAAGTAGGGTTAGGGTTGCAGGTTTTCTACAATATGGGCGAATTGAGGGGGACGGTGGATGGTTTAGTGAGCAAGTATAAGCAGATGGGGGTGAAGAGTGTGGGTACCGCGTTGGATATGAAGGCGGTTTCGGGAGCTGGGGTTTATGGTGGTGGAGGTCCCGGAGGGGTGCAGAGGCACGGGACGCCACAGATTGGGGGCGGGGTGAAGGCGAGGGAGGCTCTTTGGCAGAGGATGAGTGGTTGTATGGATCAATTGCATTCGATAATGCTTGCTGTTTGGCACTTGCAGAGGGTGCTGTCGAAGAAGAGGGATCCGTTCACTCATGTTCTGTTGCTGGATGAAGTCATGGAG GATGGTGACCCGACACTAACTGATCGCGTCTGGGATGCGTTAGTTAAGTCTTTTGCAAACCAAATGAAGTCTGCTTTCACTGCATCGAGCTTTGTCAAGGAAATATTCACTGTTGGGTATCCTAAGCTGCTACCAATGATTGAGAATCTTCTTGATAGAATCTCTCGAGATACAGATGTGAAAGGAGTTCCACCAGCACTGACTTTAGAGGGCAAGGAACAAATGGTAGCTGCTGTTGAGAATTTTGAGACAGCATTTTTAGCCCTGTGCTTGAGTAGACTGTCAGATCTTGTAAATTCTGTATTTCCATTGTCAAGCCGTGGAAGTGTTCCCTCCAAAGAGcatatatctagaatccttTCTCGGATTCAGGAAGAGATCGAAGCCGTTCAGTCAGATGCACATTTGACTCTTCGCGTCTTGCGTCAAATCAGTAAAGTTTTGCTTCTACTAGCAGAAAGAGCAGAATGCCAG ATTTCTACGGGCCCTGAAGCACGCCAAATATCTGGTCCGGCAACCCATGCACAGCAGAAGAACTTCATGTTGTGTCAGCATCTCCAAGAAGTTCATACTCGCGTGACATCTATGATAGCAGGACTCCCCTCCATTGCTTCTGATGTTCTATCCCCAGCTCTTGGCACAATATACGGTGTTGCTGGTGATTCAGTGTCTTCCTTGTTTCAAGCCATGCTCGAGCATCTCGAGTCCTGCATCTTGCAGATTCACGAACAAAATTTCGGTACTCTCGGCTTAGATGCTGCCATGGATAACAATTCATCTCCTTACATGGAAGAACTGCAAAAAAGTATCTATCACTTCCGATCCGAGTTCTTGTCCAAAGTCTTACCTTCTTCAGGAGCCATCTCTGCTGGAACAGAGACAATATGCACAAGGCTGGTAAGGAGCATGGCTTCTCGAATCCTTGTATTCTTCGTTAGACATGCATCGCTCGTTAGGCCACTGTCCGAGTCAGGGAAGCTGAGAATGGCCAGGGACATGGCCGAGCTTGAGCTGGCAGTTGCCCAGAACTTGTTTCCAGTCGAGCAGCTAGGTGCACCATATCGAGCCCTCAGAGCATTCCGCCCTGTTCTTTTCCTCGAGACGTCTCAACTGGGATCATCGCCACTTCTTCAAGATCTTCCCCCGAGTGTCATACTCCACCATCTCTACTCAAGAGGCCCCGAAGAACTGCAGTCTCCTCTGCAACGAAACAAGCTCACGCCTCTCCAGTACTCGCTGTGGATGGATTCCCAAGGGGAGGATCAGATATGGAAGGGCATCAAAGCAACTTTGGACGATTACGCTGCGAATATCAGAGTCAGAGGGGATAAGGAGTTCAGCCCGGTTTATCCATTGATGCAGAAAATTGGTTCTTCTCTAACAGCAAGATGA
- the LOC125191303 gene encoding cytochrome b561 domain-containing protein At2g30890-like → MLAPHNLISLAGLLLFNLLPLASSLDQHININPKVTPKLSYEIKLHGFLLWASVGFLMPISILIKRISNANPSPTNLRIIFYTHAITQVCAVLVAAAGGVISIKHFDNSFTNQHQIIGLLFYAAIWFQTMLTIMRPHRGSRGRKIWYVVHWLVGIAASLVGVINVFTGLQAYHERTLEDVRIWTAIFIVELCLVLLVYLLQEKWHYLGQHGTASKSQTAHHKLSEEESCV, encoded by the exons ATGTTAGCTCCACACAACCTCATTTCTCTTGCAGGCTTGCTcctcttcaatcttcttccacTAGCTTCATCACTTGATCAACACATCAACATTAATCCAAAG GTGACTCCCAAACTGTCATATGAGATCAAACTCCATGGATTCCTCCTATGGGCTTCTGTTGGTTTCTTGATGCCAATCTCCATACTCATAAAGAGGATCTCAAATGCCAACCCATCTCCCACTAACCTCAGAATCATATTCTACACTCATGCCATCACCCAG GTGTGTGCAGTCCTTGTTGCAGCAGCAGGAGGAGTGATATCAATAAAACACTTCGACAACTCATTCACCAACCAACACCAGATAATAGGTCTCCTCTTCTACGCCGCCATATGGTTCCAAACAATGCTCACCATCATGAGGCCACACAG GGGAAGTAGAGGCAGGAAGATTTGGTATGTGGTGCACTGGCTAGTGGGAATTGCAGCCTCATTGGTGGGAGTGATCAATGTGTTCACTGGCTTACAAGCTTACCATGAAAGAACATTGGAGGATGTAAGAATTTGGACAGCTATTTTTATAGTTGAGCTGTGTTTGGTGCTGCTTGTCTATCTTCTTCAAGAGAAGTGGCACTACTTGGGGCAACATGGCACCGCGTCGAAGTCGCAGACAGCTCACCACAAGTTGAGTGAAGAAGAGAGCTGTGTTTGA
- the LOC125188908 gene encoding protein VACUOLELESS1-like — MAGVSVAAEWQLLYNRYYRKPELYQMEWKQVDLTRNKVACAPFGGPIAVIRDDAKIVQLYAESALRKLRIFTSSGRLTAETVWRNPGGRLIGMSWTDDLTLACITQDGTVYSYNIHAELLGTFSLGKECFENSVVECLFWGNGVVCITEAFEILAVPDFKMPKAVKLADCNLEELPHCMAVIEPQYTKSGDVEVLLGVGDHVLLVDEEGVQPLAPGIGPLQKMVLSRKAEFVASFTHDGRLLVMSSDFSKEFIDYTCESALPPDQLAWCGSDTVLLYWDDMLLMVGPYDEPVRYIYDEPIILIPECDGVRILSNTNMEFLHRVPDSTVSIFQIGSTSPPALLYDALEHFDRRSAKAVENLRLIRTSLPEAVESCIDAAGYEFDISQQRTLLRAASYGQTFSSHFRRDSIREMCQMLRVLNAVRHVDVGIPLSLQQYKLLTPSVLINRLINAHKHLLALRISEYLGLSQEVVIMHWTCTKITASAAIPDATLLQILLDKLKICKGISYAAVAAHADKSGRRKLAAMLVEHEPRSSKQIPLLLSIGEENSALVKATESGDTDLVYLVMFHIWKKRPPLEFFSTIQARPLARDLFVKYARCYKHEFLKDFFLSTGQLQEVAYLLWKESWELAKDPRAKGSSLGPRIKLIEKASNLFAESKDHMFESKAAEEHAKLLRIQRELEVSTKQAIFLDSSVSDTIRTCIVLGNHRAANRVRTEFKVSDKRWYWLKCFALATIRDWDALEKFSKEKRPPIGYRPFVEACIDAGEKDEALKYIPKLSDPRERAEAYAKIGMAKEAADAASQSKDGELLGRLRQSFSQNAGGSSIFDTLRDRLTFQSLS; from the exons ATGGCTGGGGTCTCGGTTGCGGCGGAGTGGCAGCTCCTCTACAACCGCTACTACCGGAAGCCGGAGCTCTACCAGATGGAGTGGAAGCAAGTCGACCTCACGCGCAACAAAGTCGCCTGCGCCCCCTTCGGCGGCCCCATCGCCGTCATCCGCGACGACGCCAAGATCGTCCAGCTCTACGCCGAGTCCGCCCTCCGCAAGCTCCGCATCTTCACCTCCTCCGGCCGCCTCACCGCCGAGACCGTCTGGCGGAACCCCGGCGGCCGCCTCATCGGCATGTCCTGGACCGACGACCTAACCCTAGCCTGCATCACGCAGGACGGCACCGTCTACTCCTACAACATCCACGCCGAGCTCCTCGGGACCTTCTCCCTCGGCAAGGAGTGCTTCGAGAACAGCGTCGTCGAGTGCCTATTTTGGGGGAACGGCGTCGTGTGCATCACTGAGGCGTTTGAGATTCTGGCGGTGCCGGATTTTAAGATGCCTAAGGCGGTTAAACTGGCGGATTGTAATTTGGAGGAGCTTCCGCATTGTATGGCGGTGATTGAGCCTCAGTACACGAAATCGGGGGACGTGGAGGTGCTGCTAGGGGTTGGGGATCATGTGTTGTTGGTGGATGAGGAAGGAGTGCAGCCGTTGGCCCCCGGAATTGGGCCGTTGCAGAAGATGGTGTTGTCCAGGAAAGCGGAGTTTGTCGCTTCCTTCACGCATGATGGAAGGCTTTTGGTTATGTCCTCAGATTTTTCCAAAGAATTCATTGACTATACTTGTGAG TCAGCCCTCCCACCAGACCAACTAGCTTGGTGCGGATCAGATACTGTGTTACTTTACTGGGATGACATGTTGTTGATGGTGGGTCCTTATGATGAGCCAGTACGGTACATATATGATGAGCCAATTATTCTTATTCCAGAATGCGATGGGGTGCGCATACTATCTAACACAAACATGGAGTTTTTACATCGAGTTCCAGACTCTACAGTATCAATCTTTCAGATTGGAAGCACATCCCCTCCTGCATTATTGTATGATGCCTTGGAGCATTTTGATAGGAGAAGTGCAAAG GCTGTTGAGAACTTGAGATTAATCCGCACTTCATTGCCTGAAGCTGTTGAGTCATGTATAGATGCTGCTGGCTATGAATTTGATATTTCACAGCAAAGGACACTACTAAGAGCTGCAAGCTACGGTCAAACCTTTTCTAG CCATTTCCGACGTGACAGCATACGAGAGATGTGTCAGATGCTGCGTGTCTTAAATGCCGTACGTCACGTCGATGTTGGAATTCCTCTAAGCCTTCAGCAGTACAAG TTACTAACTCCATCTGTTCTAATCAACCGTCTAATTAATGCCCACAAACACCTTCTAGCTTTGCGGATATCAGAATACCTCGGCTTAAGCCAA GAAGTTGTAATAATGCACTGGACGTGTACAAAGATAACAGCTTCTGCAGCGATTCCTGATGCCACTCTTCTTCAGATTCTACTTGACAAG TTGAAGATATGCAAAGGAATATCTTATGCAGCTGTTGCTGCTCATGCTGATAAGAGTGGCCGTAGGAAATTAGCTGCTATGCTAGTTGAACATGAGCCACGTTCCTCTAAACAG ATCCCTCTCTTGTTAAGTATTGGGGAAGAAAATTCAGCACTTGTGAAGGCTACCGAAAGCGGAGATACTGATCTTGTTTATCTTGTCATGTTTCATATCTGGAAGAAG AGGCCACCGTTGGAGTTTTTTTCAACAATACAGGCTAGACCTCTTGCACGTGATCTGTTTGTCAAATATGCACG GTGTTACAAGCATGAGTTCTTGAAGGACTTCTTTTTATCCACTGGGCAACTCCAG GAGGTAGCTTACCTCTTGTGGAAAGAATCGTGGGAACTTGCAAAAGATCCAAGGGCCAAAGGATCATCTCTTGGCCCACGCATAAAACTAATTGAAAAGGCTAGTAATCTTTTTGCGGAATCAAAAGACCATATGTTTGAGTCCAAGGCAGCTGAGGAACATGCCAAACTCTTAAG AATTCAACGCGAATTGGAGGTATCAACAAAGCAGGCTATTTTTCTGGATTCAAGTGTCAGCGATACAATTCGCACATGTATTGTTCTGGGCAATCACCGTGCTGCAAATAGAGTTAGAACAGAATTTAAG gtTTCTGACAAGCGGTGGTATTGGCTGAAATGCTTTGCTCTGGCAACAATCCGAGACTGGGATGCACTGGAAAAGTTTTCGAAAGAGAAGAGGCCACCGATTG GTTATCGTCCATTTGTAGAAGCTTGCATTGACGCTGGTGAGAAAGATGAAGCACTTAAATACATACCGAAGCTTTCAGATCCGAGAGAGAGAGCTGAG GCTTATGCGAAAATCGGGATGGCCAAGGAAGCTGCAGATGCAGCGTCTCAATCCAAGGATGGCGAACTGCTGGGGAGATTGAGACAGTCGTTTTCACAGAATGCCGGAGGTTCTTCGATCTTTGATACTCTGCGCGACCGCCTGACTTTCCAAAGCCTCTCTTAG